One Denticeps clupeoides chromosome 10, fDenClu1.1, whole genome shotgun sequence genomic window carries:
- the bcas1 gene encoding breast carcinoma-amplified sequence 1 isoform X2 has protein sequence MGNLPSNQEPLQAEAKDQNGGLNGHAVAVTDAGTGPHVDKHLLPDGCVPLISAPETSPALPGKDPALVQTNGHQLPEQPESSEPRAPQDAAAAPKLLGEEKVNLFGKMFKKKPDAPPVPPEKVEDLVTPADQQTSPKREDAAPDVGAEKQPEQQMSNGAGPDPAEAPAEAAAKPPPEQKKRFSGLFKKKPESPPAAEPGGPPGGTETPAAANEQPRSSEEKSKHPIADSSGMRPSEKQVNAAAVVTKDDPGSAPKDGDEKPKRFGKLFMKKSGNTPAVEVEISPDQTPAVDVHLQAMPEETVPEKEPELQAVSASEKKPFSNLFKKSESPPAESPPVQTKAVVETPSQLPKPEADVQLKDATLTPVEPEKKSTFGSLFKKKPISPIVVEVDNLQVQTELLGTKDHQPSPKREDAAPDVGAEKQPEQQMSNGAGPDPAEAPAEAAAKPPPEQKKRFSGLFKKKPESPPAAEPGGPPGGTETPAAANEQPRSSEEKHPIADSSGMRPSEKQVNAAAVVTKDDPGSAPKDGDEKPKRFGKLFMKKSGNTPAVEVEISPDQTPAVDVHLQAEPGDIKEGTEPQQDPDRESLDLVPAAAQLAPQPQEHPVMNFFKTLVSPTRTPKEAAAGPDGSREQPQKEPAAAAQSAEVDAAKAKVPPPPPPEPPKMAEPAARKEDVKDTPKQAEPAAKPKAAKESPFNKIFRPKVLAGWKASKKPNPAPGGATAPSAAASAVDASKTATLEAAAKPEAPALPAPREEEKKSEKRASPFASFFKPKVLLDQVASRMQAVGISTRIGRPAKSSAAAPEQKKDTPVTAAAPPPEAPQGARAKEDPKSAPPATPPVPDSKPAESAENASPSTARREKRNSIQLFFRNLGQKRHSDAGVQTEAPAAGSTVERGK, from the exons ATGGGCAATTTACCATCAAACCAGGAGCCACTTCAGGCTGAG GCGAAGGACCAGAACGGAGGCCTGAACGGCCACGCGGTGGCCGTCACCGACGCCGGCACGGGCCCGCACGTTGATAAGCACCTGTTACCCGACGGGTGTGTCCCGCTGATCTCGG CACCAGAAACAAGCCCCGCCCTGCCAGGTAAGGACCCCGCCCTGGTACAGACCAACGGACACCAGTTGCCGGAGCAGCCGGAGAGCAGCGAGCCACGAGCCCCTCAAGACGCGGCAGCTGCCCCGAAACTGTTGGGAGAAGAGAAAGTCAACCTCTTCGGCAAAATGTTCAAGAAGAAGCCTGACGCCCCGCCGGTCCCACCTGAGAAGGTGGAGGATCTGGTGACACCGGCGGACCAGCAAACT AGCCCCAAGCGGGAGGACGCAGCTCCTGATGTTGGTGCTGAGAAACAGCCTGAGCAACAGATGAGTAATGGTGCTGGTCCAGATCCTGCAGAAGCtcctgcagaagcagcagcgAAGCCGCCCCCCGAACAGAAAAAGCGGTTCAGCGGCCTCTTCAAGAAGAAGCCTGAGAGCCCACCTGCAGCAGAGCCTGGCGGACCACCAGGGGGGACTGAGACACCAGCTGCGGCCAATGAGCAGCCACGT TCCAGTGAGGAGAAATCCAAGCATCCCATCGCAGATTCCAGTGGAATGAGACCGTCAGAGAAGCAGGTAAATGCTGCAGCTGTGGTTACCAAAGACGACCCTGGATCAGCACCGAAAGATGGAGATGAAAAGCCAAAGCGCTTCGGAAAACTTTTCATGAAGAAGAGTGGAAACACACCTGCAGTGGAGGTGGAGATCTCGCCTGACCAGACGCCCGCTGTAGATGTACACCTGCAGGCC ATGCCGGAGGAGACAGTTCCTGAGAAGGAGCCAGAGCTACAAGCAGTTTCTGCATCGGAGAAGAAACCATTCAGCAACCTGTTCAAGAAGTCTGAAAGCCCACCTGCAGAAAGCCCACCTGTCCAGACCAAGGCAGTAGTCGAGACACCCAGCCAACTGCCT aaaccaGAAGCTGATGTTCAGCTGAAGGATGCGACACTGACACCTGTAGAACCAGAGAAGAAATCAACGTTTGGATCGCTGTTCAAGAAGAAACCCATCAGCCCCATAGTGGTTGAGGTTGACAATTTGCAAGTTCAGACTGAGTTGCTTGGGACAAAAGATCATCAACCT AGCCCCAAGCGGGAGGACGCAGCTCCTGATGTTGGTGCTGAGAAACAGCCTGAGCAACAGATGAGTAATGGTGCTGGTCCAGATCCTGCAGAAGCtcctgcagaagcagcagcgAAGCCGCCCCCCGAACAGAAAAAGCGGTTCAGCGGCCTCTTCAAGAAGAAGCCTGAGAGCCCACCTGCAGCAGAGCCTGGCGGACCACCAGGGGGGACTGAGACACCAGCTGCGGCCAATGAGCAGCCACGT TCCAGTGAGGAGAAGCATCCCATCGCAGATTCCAGTGGAATGAGACCGTCAGAGAAGCAGGTAAATGCTGCAGCTGTGGTTACCAAAGACGACCCTGGATCAGCACCGAAAGATGGAGATGAAAAGCCAAAGCGCTTCGGAAAACTTTTCATGAAGAAGAGTGGAAACACACCTGCAGTGGAGGTGGAGATCTCGCCTGACCAGACGCCCGCTGTAGATGTACACCTGCAGGCC GAGCCTGGGGACATAAAGGAGGGAACAGAGCCGCAGCAGGACCCAGACCGGGAGTCTCTGGACCTCGTCCCCGCCGCCGCCCAGCTCGCGCCGCAGCCACAGGAGCATCCAGTTATGAACTTCTTCAAAACGCTT GTGAGTCCGACCAGAACCCCTAAAGAGGCAGCAGCAGGTCCTGATGGTTCCAGAGAGCAG CCCCAGAAGGAGCCGGCGGCAGCCGCGCAGTCGGCC GAAGTAGACGCGGCGAAAGCGAAggtgcctcctcctcctcccccagaGCCTCCCAAGATGGCGGAGCCGGCggcaaggaaggaggacgtGAAGGACACGCCCAAGCAGGCGGAGCCTGCTGCTAAACCCAAGGCTGCGAAAGAGAGCCCCTTCAACAAGATATTCCGCCCGAAG GTCTTGGCAGGCTGGAAGGCCTCTAAGAAACCTAATCCTGCCCCCGGTGGAGCCACGGCGCCATCAGCAGCAGCTAGCGCG GTCGACGCGTCCAAGACGGCGACGCTGGAGGCCGCCGCCAAACCGGAGGCCCCCGCCCTCCCCGCGCccagagaagaggagaagaagtcGGAGAAACGGGCCTCGCCCTTCGCCTCCTTCTTCAAACCCAAA GTCCTGCTGGACCAGGTGGCCTCCAGGATGCAGGCTGTGGGCATCAGCACTCGCATCGGCCGCCCCGCCAAGTCGTCCGCAGCG GCCCCAGAGCAGAAAAAAGACACGCCCGTCACCGCTGCTGCCCCACCCCCAGAAGCCCCCCAGGGTGCGAGGGCCAAAGAGGATCCCAAAAGCGCGCCCCCTGCGACCCCTCCGGTCCCCGACAGCAAGCCGGCGGAGAGCGCAGAGAACGCCTCGCCCAGCACCGCCCGCAGGGAGAAGCGGAACTCCATCCAGCTGTTCTTCAGGAACCTG GGCCAGAAGCGGCATTCGGACGCGGGGGTGCAGACGGAAGCCCCGGCTGCGGGCTCCACGGTGGAAAGGGGCAAATAA
- the bcas1 gene encoding breast carcinoma-amplified sequence 1 isoform X3, whose product MGNLPSNQEPLQAEAKDQNGGLNGHAVAVTDAGTGPHVDKHLLPDGCVPLISAPETSPALPGKDPALVQTNGHQLPEQPESSEPRAPQDAAAAPKLLGEEKVNLFGKMFKKKPDAPPVPPEKVEDLVTPADQQTSPKREDAAPDVGAEKQPEQQMSNGAGPDPAEAPAEAAAKPPPEQKKRFSGLFKKKPESPPAAEPGGPPGGTETPAAANEQPRSSEEKSKHPIADSSGMRPSEKQVNAAAVVTKDDPGSAPKDGDEKPKRFGKLFMKKSGNTPAVEVEISPDQTPAVDVHLQAMPEETVPEKEPELQAVSASEKKPFSNLFKKSESPPAESPPVQTKAVVETPSQLPKPEADVQLKDATLTPVEPEKKSTFGSLFKKKPISPIVVEVDNLQVQTELLGTKDHQPSPKREDAAPDVGAEKQPEQQMSNGAGPDPAEAPAEAAAKPPPEQKKRFSGLFKKKPESPPAAEPGGPPGGTETPAAANEQPRSSEEKHPIADSSGMRPSEKQVNAAAVVTKDDPGSAPKDGDEKPKRFGKLFMKKSGNTPAVEVEISPDQTPAVDVHLQAEPGDIKEGTEPQQDPDRESLDLVPAAAQLAPQPQEHPVMNFFKTLVSPTRTPKEAAAGPDGSREQPQKEPAAAAQSAGQEVDAAKAKVPPPPPPEPPKMAEPAARKEDVKDTPKQAEPAAKPKAAKESPFNKIFRPKQLGEEPEAQEEVQVDASKTATLEAAAKPEAPALPAPREEEKKSEKRASPFASFFKPKVLLDQVASRMQAVGISTRIGRPAKSSAAAPEQKKDTPVTAAAPPPEAPQGARAKEDPKSAPPATPPVPDSKPAESAENASPSTARREKRNSIQLFFRNLGQKRHSDAGVQTEAPAAGSTVERGK is encoded by the exons ATGGGCAATTTACCATCAAACCAGGAGCCACTTCAGGCTGAG GCGAAGGACCAGAACGGAGGCCTGAACGGCCACGCGGTGGCCGTCACCGACGCCGGCACGGGCCCGCACGTTGATAAGCACCTGTTACCCGACGGGTGTGTCCCGCTGATCTCGG CACCAGAAACAAGCCCCGCCCTGCCAGGTAAGGACCCCGCCCTGGTACAGACCAACGGACACCAGTTGCCGGAGCAGCCGGAGAGCAGCGAGCCACGAGCCCCTCAAGACGCGGCAGCTGCCCCGAAACTGTTGGGAGAAGAGAAAGTCAACCTCTTCGGCAAAATGTTCAAGAAGAAGCCTGACGCCCCGCCGGTCCCACCTGAGAAGGTGGAGGATCTGGTGACACCGGCGGACCAGCAAACT AGCCCCAAGCGGGAGGACGCAGCTCCTGATGTTGGTGCTGAGAAACAGCCTGAGCAACAGATGAGTAATGGTGCTGGTCCAGATCCTGCAGAAGCtcctgcagaagcagcagcgAAGCCGCCCCCCGAACAGAAAAAGCGGTTCAGCGGCCTCTTCAAGAAGAAGCCTGAGAGCCCACCTGCAGCAGAGCCTGGCGGACCACCAGGGGGGACTGAGACACCAGCTGCGGCCAATGAGCAGCCACGT TCCAGTGAGGAGAAATCCAAGCATCCCATCGCAGATTCCAGTGGAATGAGACCGTCAGAGAAGCAGGTAAATGCTGCAGCTGTGGTTACCAAAGACGACCCTGGATCAGCACCGAAAGATGGAGATGAAAAGCCAAAGCGCTTCGGAAAACTTTTCATGAAGAAGAGTGGAAACACACCTGCAGTGGAGGTGGAGATCTCGCCTGACCAGACGCCCGCTGTAGATGTACACCTGCAGGCC ATGCCGGAGGAGACAGTTCCTGAGAAGGAGCCAGAGCTACAAGCAGTTTCTGCATCGGAGAAGAAACCATTCAGCAACCTGTTCAAGAAGTCTGAAAGCCCACCTGCAGAAAGCCCACCTGTCCAGACCAAGGCAGTAGTCGAGACACCCAGCCAACTGCCT aaaccaGAAGCTGATGTTCAGCTGAAGGATGCGACACTGACACCTGTAGAACCAGAGAAGAAATCAACGTTTGGATCGCTGTTCAAGAAGAAACCCATCAGCCCCATAGTGGTTGAGGTTGACAATTTGCAAGTTCAGACTGAGTTGCTTGGGACAAAAGATCATCAACCT AGCCCCAAGCGGGAGGACGCAGCTCCTGATGTTGGTGCTGAGAAACAGCCTGAGCAACAGATGAGTAATGGTGCTGGTCCAGATCCTGCAGAAGCtcctgcagaagcagcagcgAAGCCGCCCCCCGAACAGAAAAAGCGGTTCAGCGGCCTCTTCAAGAAGAAGCCTGAGAGCCCACCTGCAGCAGAGCCTGGCGGACCACCAGGGGGGACTGAGACACCAGCTGCGGCCAATGAGCAGCCACGT TCCAGTGAGGAGAAGCATCCCATCGCAGATTCCAGTGGAATGAGACCGTCAGAGAAGCAGGTAAATGCTGCAGCTGTGGTTACCAAAGACGACCCTGGATCAGCACCGAAAGATGGAGATGAAAAGCCAAAGCGCTTCGGAAAACTTTTCATGAAGAAGAGTGGAAACACACCTGCAGTGGAGGTGGAGATCTCGCCTGACCAGACGCCCGCTGTAGATGTACACCTGCAGGCC GAGCCTGGGGACATAAAGGAGGGAACAGAGCCGCAGCAGGACCCAGACCGGGAGTCTCTGGACCTCGTCCCCGCCGCCGCCCAGCTCGCGCCGCAGCCACAGGAGCATCCAGTTATGAACTTCTTCAAAACGCTT GTGAGTCCGACCAGAACCCCTAAAGAGGCAGCAGCAGGTCCTGATGGTTCCAGAGAGCAG CCCCAGAAGGAGCCGGCGGCAGCCGCGCAGTCGGCC GGACAGGAAGTAGACGCGGCGAAAGCGAAggtgcctcctcctcctcccccagaGCCTCCCAAGATGGCGGAGCCGGCggcaaggaaggaggacgtGAAGGACACGCCCAAGCAGGCGGAGCCTGCTGCTAAACCCAAGGCTGCGAAAGAGAGCCCCTTCAACAAGATATTCCGCCCGAAG CAGttaggggaggagcctgaggCGCAGGAGGAAGTGCAG GTCGACGCGTCCAAGACGGCGACGCTGGAGGCCGCCGCCAAACCGGAGGCCCCCGCCCTCCCCGCGCccagagaagaggagaagaagtcGGAGAAACGGGCCTCGCCCTTCGCCTCCTTCTTCAAACCCAAA GTCCTGCTGGACCAGGTGGCCTCCAGGATGCAGGCTGTGGGCATCAGCACTCGCATCGGCCGCCCCGCCAAGTCGTCCGCAGCG GCCCCAGAGCAGAAAAAAGACACGCCCGTCACCGCTGCTGCCCCACCCCCAGAAGCCCCCCAGGGTGCGAGGGCCAAAGAGGATCCCAAAAGCGCGCCCCCTGCGACCCCTCCGGTCCCCGACAGCAAGCCGGCGGAGAGCGCAGAGAACGCCTCGCCCAGCACCGCCCGCAGGGAGAAGCGGAACTCCATCCAGCTGTTCTTCAGGAACCTG GGCCAGAAGCGGCATTCGGACGCGGGGGTGCAGACGGAAGCCCCGGCTGCGGGCTCCACGGTGGAAAGGGGCAAATAA